GATGCACGTACATTACAGAAACTTTACACTAACGTCTTTACATACTGAGAGACATATTTTGATACAAACTCGCGAGAGAAGGATTGCAACTTTGTGGAACAAAAGGCCCTAGTTTGGCCTTATACAACAATTAATGTAGGTCAagatcctcttcttcttctgcatgGCAATTAAAATTAGTAATGTCAGCGAGACTACTATAATTATCAACATACTGTTGAAGACGGAGACAACATGCTAGTTACCTAGCTAATAGTACTTTCTCATGTCCTTTTGACtatttatagaatttaatatgattgTTTATACCACACCTTATGATGATCCATGCGCATTGGCTAAGGGGAAAAGGATGATCACATGGTGGTTTATAAACGAACCAAAGAATCCATGTGGAATGGTAATTatagaagaggagagagagagagaggaagatgTTACCATGACAGGGTCATCGTCTTGGGTTTCGCGGTGATGTTGAAGATGTTGTTGGTGGTAGTGGTGACGACGAGCACTAGCCATGAGGTCTTGTTCGCTTCCCAAACTAGAATGTCTGACACCAGCTTTGTTCAGCTTCCTGTTAGCTCGAGCTTTTGAGAACACAACCGAGTAGTTTGTTTCGTCTGATCCTTTTTGGTCCCACCCTCCGAACTGTGGAACTGGATTCCATCCAGCATTCTGCCACATAGCCACCTTCGTTAGATAAACAGAGATTGTTTTTTCGGACCAGACATAAAAAAGTAACACAGACAAAACCGAGATGTTGAGATTAAGAATTCCAATGACGGTAACTCAAGAATGAATGATATGATTT
The sequence above is drawn from the Raphanus sativus cultivar WK10039 chromosome 7, ASM80110v3, whole genome shotgun sequence genome and encodes:
- the LOC108814313 gene encoding uncharacterized protein LOC108814313 encodes the protein MEKRMENAGWNPVPQFGGWDQKGSDETNYSVVFSKARANRKLNKAGVRHSSLGSEQDLMASARRHHYHQQHLQHHRETQDDDPVMKKKRILTYINCCIRPN